From a region of the Rhodococcus opacus B4 genome:
- a CDS encoding multicopper oxidase domain-containing protein gives MAESRRQFLLGSALLGTAGAAALGVRGVSAASPSPGTEEAHSGGAHAGGHGGGVSGPTFRKGAIVDHDANGFDPTEVLRDFDYGRVSLLPDGRVLREWDIAAADVDVEIAPGVRYPAWTFNGRIPGPTLRCQEGDLLRVTFINASMHPHTMHFHSIHRAEMDGVPDIGPGVIPSGGSFTYEFDAQPFGLHLYHCHVGPLAEHIARGLYGTFIVDPPTPRPPADEMVMVMHGYNTTFDGEGNQLYAVNGIPFHYMHEPIRVRRNELVRIYLVNALEYDPINTFHLHGNFFDYYPTGTRLQPSEYTDTVMQAQGQRGICELRFPYTGRFMFHAHKTEFAELGWMGFFEVTD, from the coding sequence ATGGCCGAATCGCGACGACAGTTCTTGCTGGGCTCCGCCCTGCTCGGCACCGCCGGTGCGGCAGCGCTCGGAGTCCGGGGGGTGTCGGCGGCCTCCCCCTCGCCGGGCACCGAGGAGGCGCATTCCGGCGGCGCGCATGCCGGCGGCCACGGCGGCGGGGTCAGCGGCCCGACGTTCCGCAAGGGCGCGATCGTCGACCATGACGCGAACGGTTTCGATCCCACCGAGGTTCTGCGCGACTTCGACTACGGCCGGGTCTCCCTCCTGCCGGACGGGCGGGTACTGCGCGAGTGGGATATCGCCGCCGCCGACGTCGACGTGGAAATCGCGCCCGGGGTCCGGTATCCGGCGTGGACGTTCAACGGGCGCATCCCGGGGCCGACGTTGCGCTGCCAGGAGGGGGATCTGCTGCGGGTGACGTTCATCAACGCCTCCATGCACCCGCACACGATGCACTTTCACAGCATCCACCGAGCCGAGATGGACGGGGTCCCCGACATCGGCCCGGGTGTCATTCCCTCCGGCGGTAGCTTCACCTACGAGTTCGACGCGCAACCGTTCGGGTTGCATCTGTATCACTGCCATGTCGGACCGCTCGCCGAGCACATCGCCCGCGGCCTGTACGGCACGTTCATCGTCGATCCGCCCACCCCGCGCCCGCCGGCGGACGAAATGGTCATGGTCATGCACGGTTACAACACCACCTTCGATGGGGAGGGCAATCAGCTCTACGCCGTCAACGGGATCCCGTTCCACTACATGCACGAACCGATCCGGGTGCGGCGCAACGAGTTGGTGCGGATCTACCTGGTCAACGCCCTCGAATACGACCCGATCAACACCTTCCACCTGCACGGGAACTTCTTCGACTACTACCCGACCGGCACCCGCCTGCAGCCGTCCGAGTACACCGACACCGTCATGCAGGCGCAGGGTCAGCGCGGCATCTGCGAACTGCGGTTCCCGTACACCGGCCGGTTCATGTTCCACGCCCACAAGACCGAATTCGCCGAACTCGGCTGGATGGGGTTCTTCGAGGTGACCGACTGA
- a CDS encoding metal-dependent transcriptional regulator, with amino-acid sequence MPNSLMRAPSQCCGSLLTPVVEDYLRTLFCLSARGDTTSTSALARCLHLATPTVSGMHRRLAGAGLIARPGLHRVTLTAHGGRHAVDVVRRNRLAKVFLAEFLGMSWSEIGAEADVLEHAISPRLASRLTAALGNPTRDPYGNPIPPATGDYVEAWPESLRAAVPCRDFTVERVVDRDIDGLRLLAGLGVYPGRVIARAEASPQGGEVCVDIEGHPHELAAAVGGLIYGRAA; translated from the coding sequence ATGCCTAACTCTTTGATGCGCGCACCCTCGCAGTGCTGCGGATCCCTGCTCACCCCGGTGGTTGAGGACTATCTGCGAACCCTCTTCTGCCTGTCTGCCCGGGGCGACACGACCTCCACGTCGGCGCTTGCCCGGTGCCTTCATCTGGCCACCCCGACCGTGTCCGGGATGCACCGGCGGCTGGCCGGGGCCGGTCTGATCGCACGGCCCGGACTCCATCGGGTCACCCTCACGGCGCACGGAGGGCGGCACGCGGTGGACGTTGTTCGCCGGAATCGGTTGGCGAAGGTGTTCCTCGCCGAATTCCTGGGCATGTCCTGGTCCGAGATCGGTGCCGAGGCGGATGTGCTCGAGCACGCCATCAGCCCGCGGCTCGCCTCCCGGCTGACCGCCGCACTGGGCAACCCGACCCGCGATCCGTACGGCAACCCGATTCCGCCGGCGACCGGCGACTATGTCGAGGCGTGGCCGGAGAGTCTCCGGGCTGCGGTCCCGTGCCGAGATTTCACGGTCGAACGGGTCGTGGACCGGGACATCGATGGGCTGCGACTGCTCGCGGGCCTGGGCGTCTACCCGGGCCGCGTCATCGCCCGGGCAGAAGCATCCCCCCAGGGCGGGGAGGTGTGCGTGGACATCGAGGGCCACCCGCATGAGCTGGCGGCCGCGGTCGGCGGCCTCATTTACGGCAGGGCAGCGTGA
- a CDS encoding vitamin K epoxide reductase family protein: MRAPASAASSGYIDPPAPRSAVPFTGSRVVGWVLVVAGALGLTASLVLTIEKFSLLADPTYRPSCSINPVISCGSVMSSPQAEAFGFPNPLLGIIGFTVALTTGVVTLGGVRLPRWYWLGLAAGLIGAAVFVHWLIFQSLYRIGALCPYCMLVWVAVVVSLWYVLLHTGAQTRSPGRRLRRWMAFAARNHTAVLTVWVLIIAALIAEAFWVYWRTLV, translated from the coding sequence ATGAGGGCGCCGGCTTCCGCTGCCTCTTCTGGATACATCGACCCGCCGGCTCCCCGGTCAGCGGTCCCGTTCACGGGCTCGCGCGTGGTGGGCTGGGTGCTCGTGGTGGCCGGGGCGCTGGGGTTGACCGCCTCATTGGTGTTGACGATCGAGAAGTTCAGCCTGCTCGCCGACCCCACCTACCGGCCCTCGTGCAGCATCAACCCGGTCATCAGTTGCGGTTCCGTCATGAGCTCCCCGCAGGCCGAGGCGTTCGGGTTCCCCAATCCCCTGCTGGGGATCATCGGCTTCACCGTGGCCCTGACCACCGGGGTCGTGACTCTCGGCGGCGTGAGGCTCCCCCGGTGGTATTGGCTCGGCCTGGCGGCCGGACTGATCGGGGCGGCGGTGTTCGTGCATTGGCTGATCTTCCAGAGCCTCTATCGCATCGGGGCGCTGTGCCCGTACTGCATGTTGGTGTGGGTCGCCGTGGTGGTCTCGCTGTGGTACGTCCTGCTGCACACCGGCGCCCAGACGCGCAGCCCCGGTCGGCGGCTGCGCCGATGGATGGCGTTCGCCGCCCGCAACCACACCGCGGTGTTGACCGTCTGGGTGCTGATCATCGCGGCCCTGATCGCCGAGGCGTTCTGGGTGTATTGGCGCACGCTCGTCTGA
- a CDS encoding DsbA family protein, translated as MKLSTNLKFSAALVAVFAVVIGMLLYVNRSGSGSAASGAAGRTVDPAAVLRENTHLLTSSPDRKVVLVEFLDFECESCLAMYPTMERIRAEYSGRITVGVRYFPIPSHTNSNLAARVVEAASRQGKFEAMYQRMYETQTQWGESGRSQEPLFRSFAQDLGLDMGRFDSDLGNPALAERVDQDFNEGIELGVQGTPTLFLGGTALPPMPSYEDLRARIDAALAE; from the coding sequence ATGAAGCTGTCGACCAACCTGAAGTTCTCGGCGGCGTTGGTGGCGGTGTTCGCGGTGGTGATCGGGATGTTGTTGTACGTCAACCGGTCCGGATCCGGGTCCGCGGCGTCGGGTGCGGCCGGCCGGACGGTGGATCCCGCCGCGGTGCTGCGGGAGAACACTCACCTGCTCACGTCCTCGCCGGACCGCAAGGTCGTGCTGGTGGAGTTCCTCGATTTCGAATGCGAATCCTGCCTGGCGATGTATCCCACGATGGAGCGGATCCGCGCCGAGTACTCGGGCCGCATCACCGTCGGGGTGCGGTACTTCCCGATTCCCAGTCACACCAACAGCAACCTCGCCGCCCGCGTCGTCGAAGCCGCGTCCCGGCAGGGGAAGTTCGAGGCGATGTATCAGCGCATGTACGAGACCCAGACCCAGTGGGGAGAATCGGGGCGCTCGCAGGAGCCGCTGTTCCGGTCCTTCGCGCAGGACCTCGGCCTGGACATGGGCCGCTTCGACAGTGACCTGGGCAATCCCGCGCTCGCCGAACGGGTCGATCAGGACTTCAACGAGGGGATCGAACTCGGGGTGCAGGGCACCCCGACCCTGTTCCTGGGCGGCACCGCGTTGCCGCCGATGCCCAGCTACGAGGACCTGCGCGCCCGGATCGACGCCGCCCTGGCCGAATGA
- a CDS encoding copper resistance CopC family protein, which translates to MTATALLLGMGSAQAHSELISSSPAADSVLDFGPPGVELVFNQNIQNQFVNVSVTAPDGTQVGQGEPSVQGAQVLLPIRDGVGSGQYTVGYRVISEDGHPITGTYSFTLALPAPPVEQTGAASAAPAPAPVAADTEQSGGGSSLVLPILGGVVALLFVAGIVIVLRGERRKRD; encoded by the coding sequence GTGACCGCCACTGCGTTGCTGTTGGGAATGGGCTCGGCCCAGGCTCACAGCGAGTTGATCAGTTCATCTCCGGCCGCCGATTCGGTTCTCGACTTCGGTCCCCCCGGTGTGGAGTTGGTGTTCAACCAGAACATTCAGAACCAATTCGTGAATGTGTCGGTGACGGCGCCGGACGGGACGCAGGTCGGCCAGGGCGAACCCTCCGTCCAGGGCGCGCAGGTATTGCTTCCGATCCGGGACGGGGTCGGGTCGGGCCAGTACACCGTCGGATACCGGGTGATCTCCGAGGACGGTCACCCCATCACCGGGACCTACTCGTTCACCCTCGCACTGCCCGCTCCACCGGTAGAGCAGACAGGCGCCGCCTCCGCCGCACCGGCGCCGGCGCCGGTGGCAGCCGACACCGAGCAGTCGGGGGGCGGTTCGTCGCTGGTATTGCCGATCCTCGGCGGTGTGGTGGCTCTGCTGTTCGTCGCCGGCATCGTGATCGTGCTGCGCGGTGAGCGCCGCAAGCGGGACTGA
- a CDS encoding cytochrome c oxidase assembly protein has translation MTAMDWVQLPGAPPSLGAMLSWNPQPLPLLPALGVALAAWYCWAVRRVHRTGRVWPWPRTASFLGGALLLILVTGLGIEGYGFELFSVWMFQHLTLSMAVPPLLVLGCPGTLLLRSTPHTGWGNPVLRAALGALRSRAARLLLHPSVTIPLFLFSYYGIYLSPVFDTLATSWAGHTGLEVFFLATGVLFIVPVLSSGPLPVKQSNLGKCFDLFVEMPLHVFIGVILMMATSPLLSTFTDPPASWGIDVMSDQQLAGALAWSYGEPVALIVVVIFAMRWNRDEDRSNAAVDERNSRGGDSELAAYNEFLKTLPRR, from the coding sequence ATGACGGCGATGGACTGGGTGCAGCTTCCCGGCGCACCCCCCTCGCTCGGCGCGATGCTGTCCTGGAACCCGCAACCGCTGCCGCTGCTGCCGGCGCTCGGTGTCGCACTCGCCGCCTGGTACTGCTGGGCGGTGCGCCGGGTGCACCGGACCGGCCGAGTGTGGCCGTGGCCGCGCACGGCCAGCTTCCTCGGCGGCGCCCTGCTGCTGATCCTGGTCACCGGCCTCGGCATCGAGGGATACGGGTTCGAGCTGTTCAGCGTGTGGATGTTCCAGCACCTGACCTTGTCGATGGCGGTGCCGCCGCTGCTCGTGCTCGGCTGCCCCGGGACACTGTTGCTGCGCTCGACCCCGCACACCGGGTGGGGGAATCCGGTGTTGCGCGCCGCGCTCGGTGCCCTGCGCAGCCGCGCCGCTCGCCTCCTGCTCCACCCCTCGGTCACCATCCCGCTGTTCCTGTTCAGCTACTACGGCATCTACCTGTCCCCGGTGTTCGACACCCTCGCCACCTCGTGGGCCGGTCACACCGGACTCGAGGTGTTCTTCCTCGCCACCGGGGTGCTGTTCATCGTCCCGGTGCTCTCCTCGGGACCGTTGCCGGTCAAACAGAGCAACCTGGGAAAGTGCTTCGACCTGTTCGTCGAGATGCCCCTGCACGTCTTCATCGGGGTGATCTTGATGATGGCCACCTCACCGCTGCTGTCGACCTTCACCGACCCACCGGCCTCCTGGGGCATCGACGTCATGAGCGACCAGCAACTGGCCGGGGCGCTGGCCTGGTCCTACGGCGAACCGGTCGCCCTGATCGTGGTCGTGATCTTCGCGATGCGCTGGAACCGCGACGAAGACCGCTCCAACGCGGCCGTGGACGAGCGGAACAGCCGCGGCGGGGACAGCGAACTCGCCGCCTACAACGAATTCCTCAAGACCCTGCCCCGCCGGTGA
- a CDS encoding DUF305 domain-containing protein, whose amino-acid sequence MANTSPAAAAPDPAMVDDAARRRSASRSAVALGAIIAVLVGVLLGAWAQRWLDGDQPGAPAGDSVDVGFAQDMSVHHGQAVEMSAMALANAADPAVRSLAYDVLTTQQSQLGTMQGWLSLWDRPPLGSGEPMQWMPTDSAAGSAHHSMPGMESGTATADSSSPPMPGMATTGELADLRRTTGSAFDARYLQLLLRHHKGGIPMAQYAADNAAVPPVSALAGQMVATQQAESTAIEQLLAAKGATALTMN is encoded by the coding sequence ATGGCTAACACCTCTCCCGCCGCCGCCGCACCCGACCCCGCGATGGTCGATGACGCTGCGCGGCGCCGCAGCGCCTCGAGGTCCGCGGTGGCGCTCGGAGCGATCATCGCCGTCCTGGTGGGTGTCCTTCTCGGGGCCTGGGCGCAGAGATGGCTCGACGGCGACCAGCCGGGGGCGCCGGCCGGCGACTCGGTGGATGTCGGGTTCGCCCAGGACATGTCCGTCCATCACGGTCAGGCGGTGGAGATGTCCGCGATGGCATTGGCGAATGCCGCCGATCCGGCGGTGCGCTCCCTCGCCTATGACGTGCTCACCACCCAGCAGAGTCAGCTCGGCACCATGCAGGGGTGGCTGAGCCTGTGGGATCGTCCTCCGTTGGGGTCCGGGGAGCCGATGCAGTGGATGCCCACCGACAGCGCCGCCGGCTCGGCGCACCATTCGATGCCGGGCATGGAAAGCGGCACCGCCACAGCGGATTCGTCCTCGCCCCCGATGCCGGGGATGGCGACCACCGGCGAGCTCGCCGACCTCCGCAGGACCACCGGGTCGGCGTTCGACGCCCGTTACCTGCAGCTGCTCCTGCGTCACCACAAGGGCGGTATCCCGATGGCGCAGTATGCGGCGGACAACGCCGCGGTGCCGCCGGTGTCCGCGCTGGCGGGTCAGATGGTGGCCACCCAGCAGGCCGAGTCGACCGCCATCGAGCAACTACTCGCCGCGAAGGGCGCGACGGCGCTGACGATGAACTAG
- a CDS encoding DUF3105 domain-containing protein, with translation MTNNRNKARPGGIPGTRRIPWLMIGAVVIIVGLIGIIAYNMVPRAVERAEAQRYAPSADNPDPATDIAGVTEIEYTAGSHIQAPQRVAYDQSPPVGGAHDQYWATCTGIVYPEPIRTENAVHSLEHGAVWVAYNPDRLGADDVTALAAKIDGRPYTLMSPYPGLDAAIALQSWGHQLKLDGADDRRITQFVTALSQNPNTYPEAGASCSTVPGGFDPANPPNPPPFDPSAPGPDAVPATDDQAATAPSDGSPTSTPTAPTGGGNG, from the coding sequence ATGACCAACAACCGCAACAAGGCCAGGCCGGGGGGCATCCCGGGCACCCGGCGCATTCCCTGGTTGATGATCGGCGCCGTCGTGATCATCGTCGGGCTGATCGGGATCATCGCCTACAACATGGTGCCCAGGGCGGTCGAGCGGGCCGAAGCCCAGCGGTACGCGCCGAGCGCGGACAACCCCGACCCGGCCACGGACATCGCCGGGGTGACCGAGATCGAGTATACGGCCGGCAGTCACATTCAGGCCCCGCAGCGCGTGGCGTACGACCAGAGTCCTCCCGTCGGTGGTGCGCACGACCAGTACTGGGCCACTTGTACCGGCATCGTCTATCCCGAACCCATCCGTACCGAAAATGCGGTGCATTCCCTCGAACACGGCGCGGTGTGGGTGGCCTACAACCCTGATCGGCTCGGCGCCGACGACGTCACCGCCCTCGCCGCGAAGATCGACGGTCGGCCGTACACCCTGATGTCCCCGTATCCCGGCCTCGATGCGGCGATCGCCCTCCAATCATGGGGCCACCAACTCAAACTCGACGGTGCCGACGATCGGCGGATCACCCAGTTCGTCACCGCGCTGAGCCAGAACCCGAACACCTACCCCGAAGCCGGTGCGAGTTGCTCGACCGTGCCCGGCGGGTTCGACCCGGCCAACCCGCCCAACCCGCCGCCGTTCGACCCCTCCGCACCGGGCCCGGACGCGGTCCCGGCCACCGACGACCAGGCGGCGACCGCCCCCTCGGACGGGTCGCCGACGTCGACACCGACCGCACCCACCGGAGGAGGCAATGGCTAA
- a CDS encoding cytochrome c biogenesis CcdA family protein, producing the protein MTAHGIVLAQGVGVSFQNAAATGPLLLALGACVLAGLVSFASPCVVPLVPGYLSYLAGVSGAETPAVTPSGDCAAGSDRWRVAGAAALFVTGFTVVFVLATASVFGVIGALRLNQELLQRVGGAITIVMGLVFLGFIPALQKDTRFTPRRISSLAGAPLLGGVFGLGWTPCLGPTLAGVLSVAAGTEGATAARGVALIVAYCLGLGLPFIALGFGSAKTLHGIGWLRRHSRTIQIVGGVMLIVVGTALLSGAWELFVGWLRNEFVTSVVLPI; encoded by the coding sequence GTGACCGCGCACGGGATAGTGCTGGCGCAGGGGGTCGGGGTGAGTTTCCAGAACGCCGCCGCCACCGGGCCGCTGTTGCTCGCGCTCGGGGCCTGCGTGCTCGCCGGTCTGGTGTCGTTCGCCTCCCCGTGTGTAGTGCCGTTGGTGCCGGGATACCTGTCCTACCTCGCCGGTGTCTCCGGCGCCGAAACACCGGCAGTCACCCCAAGCGGTGACTGTGCCGCCGGCTCGGATCGGTGGCGGGTGGCGGGGGCAGCAGCGTTGTTCGTCACCGGCTTCACGGTGGTCTTCGTCCTGGCCACCGCCTCGGTCTTCGGTGTGATCGGTGCCCTACGGCTCAACCAGGAGCTGCTCCAGCGGGTCGGCGGGGCGATCACCATCGTCATGGGGTTGGTCTTCCTCGGTTTCATCCCCGCCCTGCAGAAAGACACCCGGTTCACCCCGCGCCGGATCTCCTCCCTCGCCGGTGCACCGCTGCTCGGCGGGGTGTTCGGATTGGGCTGGACCCCGTGCCTGGGCCCCACCCTGGCCGGTGTGCTGTCGGTCGCGGCCGGCACCGAGGGCGCCACCGCCGCCCGCGGGGTGGCGTTGATCGTCGCCTACTGTCTCGGTCTCGGATTGCCGTTCATTGCATTGGGTTTCGGTTCCGCGAAGACGTTGCACGGGATCGGGTGGCTGCGTCGGCATTCCCGGACCATTCAGATCGTCGGCGGGGTCATGTTGATCGTGGTGGGGACGGCGTTGCTCAGCGGCGCCTGGGAGTTGTTCGTCGGATGGCTGCGCAACGAGTTCGTCACCTCGGTAGTGCTGCCGATATGA
- a CDS encoding TlpA disulfide reductase family protein, with the protein MWWSHRGWRARLLAVLAVGMAAVLGAAGCASGSDAVAQGGTFDFVAPGGQTDILYDPPESRGKVGPLSGPDLMADGRAVSLSDYAGQVVVINLWGQWCAPCRSEADDLEQAYEATKDLGVQFLGINVRDPQRDKAQDFVIDNRMSYPSIYDPPMRTLIALGGSYPTSVIPSTLVLDRQHRVAAVFLRALLAEDLLPVIERLAAQP; encoded by the coding sequence ATGTGGTGGTCGCACCGGGGTTGGCGGGCCCGGTTGCTCGCGGTGCTCGCTGTCGGCATGGCAGCGGTTCTCGGGGCCGCCGGGTGTGCGTCCGGGTCCGATGCGGTCGCCCAGGGCGGCACCTTCGACTTCGTTGCGCCGGGTGGGCAGACGGACATCCTCTACGACCCACCGGAGAGCCGGGGGAAGGTCGGTCCGCTTTCCGGGCCTGACCTGATGGCCGATGGCCGGGCCGTGTCGCTGTCGGACTACGCCGGGCAGGTGGTCGTGATCAACCTCTGGGGTCAGTGGTGCGCGCCGTGCCGGTCCGAGGCTGACGACCTCGAACAGGCGTATGAGGCCACGAAGGATCTCGGTGTGCAGTTCCTGGGGATCAACGTGCGCGATCCGCAGCGCGACAAGGCGCAGGACTTCGTCATCGACAATCGGATGTCGTATCCGTCGATCTACGACCCGCCGATGCGTACCCTGATCGCCTTGGGCGGAAGCTATCCCACCAGTGTCATCCCCTCCACGCTGGTCCTCGATCGCCAGCACCGCGTTGCCGCGGTCTTCCTGCGGGCCTTGCTGGCAGAGGACCTGCTGCCGGTTATCGAACGTCTGGCGGCGCAGCCGTGA
- a CDS encoding TlpA family protein disulfide reductase: MRTGSRWLVFFLAAVVALIAAIWPRSEESDVPEARVTAGAGAVSVAGAGAPQGAAELSRVAAEAELRPCPTPLPSQPVGMVLSGVSARCLGAAQAVDLGAALSGAPTVVNMWASWCGPCREQIPVLESYANQPDSLPVAGINVQDDPVAALKLLTELDAHYPSFGGAEAAMQALAAPPVLPLSFVVQRDGSVDRIVTPSVFADPAEVRSAVGELIR, from the coding sequence GTGCGAACTGGGAGTCGATGGCTGGTCTTTTTCCTGGCCGCGGTCGTGGCGCTGATCGCGGCGATCTGGCCTCGATCGGAGGAGTCCGACGTACCGGAGGCACGCGTTACCGCTGGTGCCGGCGCTGTTTCGGTCGCCGGCGCCGGTGCGCCCCAGGGTGCCGCCGAGCTGTCCCGGGTGGCGGCCGAGGCCGAGCTGCGGCCGTGCCCGACACCGCTGCCGTCCCAGCCTGTGGGCATGGTGCTCAGTGGGGTGTCGGCGCGGTGCCTGGGGGCGGCGCAGGCGGTCGATCTCGGTGCCGCACTGAGCGGTGCACCGACAGTGGTCAACATGTGGGCGTCCTGGTGCGGCCCGTGCCGCGAGCAAATCCCCGTGCTCGAGTCCTATGCGAATCAGCCTGACTCGCTCCCTGTCGCGGGGATCAACGTTCAGGACGATCCGGTGGCGGCCCTGAAGCTGTTGACCGAACTCGACGCCCACTATCCCTCGTTCGGCGGAGCCGAGGCGGCGATGCAGGCCTTGGCGGCGCCGCCGGTGCTGCCGCTGAGTTTCGTTGTGCAACGGGATGGTTCGGTCGATCGGATCGTCACCCCGTCCGTGTTCGCGGACCCGGCCGAGGTCCGGTCCGCGGTTGGTGAGTTGATCCGATGA
- a CDS encoding DUF4229 domain-containing protein, translating into MTPSPPAGHRPANAALATPAPGGPESGSHPPTDTSVTRLIRLVLLYTAARLTVIAALVALLIGVDRAFDLGLPLMLSSMGVLLAGVAISAVAFRSLRRRINQDVNTIDDRRRRARDQR; encoded by the coding sequence ATGACGCCGTCACCCCCGGCCGGACACCGTCCGGCGAACGCCGCCCTCGCCACCCCGGCGCCCGGCGGACCCGAATCGGGGTCCCATCCGCCGACCGATACCTCGGTCACGCGGTTGATCCGGCTCGTGTTGCTCTACACCGCGGCACGATTGACGGTGATCGCCGCGCTGGTGGCGCTGCTGATCGGAGTCGACCGGGCCTTCGATCTCGGGCTCCCGCTGATGCTGTCGTCGATGGGCGTGCTGCTGGCCGGTGTCGCCATCTCCGCGGTGGCGTTCCGGTCGCTGCGCCGCCGGATCAATCAGGACGTCAACACGATCGACGACCGGCGGCGCCGCGCCCGCGATCAGCGCTGA
- a CDS encoding chromate transporter, with amino-acid sequence MPTAHPGDLRPVGGVAATIGALLTTWVTFVPCFVFIFLGATTSSGSATHPTSALSGITSTFGMSTWSAAVVGVIANLAFCFAVHALFDASLRHGGRSTLLVPDPDTIRPVVAVIAAAAGVMIYRAGAGRRLPAARREDTDR; translated from the coding sequence GTGCCTACCGCACACCCGGGCGATCTTCGACCCGTGGGTGGCGTGGCGGCCACCATCGGTGCCCTGCTGACCACCTGGGTGACGTTCGTGCCGTGTTTCGTGTTCATCTTCCTCGGCGCCACTACGTCGAGCGGCTCCGCCACACACCCGACATCCGCACTCAGCGGCATCACGAGCACCTTCGGAATGTCGACGTGGTCCGCGGCCGTGGTCGGGGTGATCGCGAACCTGGCGTTTTGCTTCGCCGTGCACGCCCTCTTCGACGCCTCCCTGCGGCACGGGGGTCGATCCACCTTGCTGGTGCCCGACCCGGACACGATCCGGCCGGTCGTCGCGGTGATCGCGGCGGCGGCCGGGGTGATGATCTATCGCGCTGGTGCTGGTCGGCGGCTACCCGCGGCGCGCCGCGAGGACACCGATCGATAG
- a CDS encoding ArsR/SmtB family transcription factor: MDPMTEAAAPAVAPAASLSHPVEPDQERLDTATETFRMLADPTRLHILWILTRGEADVTALIEQTGGSRTAVSQHLAKLRFTGLVDTRKEGRRVIYRIHDGHLSRLILEGINHADHVVTGEPPHA, translated from the coding sequence ATGGACCCGATGACCGAGGCAGCGGCCCCGGCGGTGGCCCCGGCGGCGAGCCTGAGTCACCCGGTCGAACCGGATCAGGAGCGCCTCGACACCGCCACCGAAACCTTCCGGATGCTCGCCGACCCCACCCGGCTGCACATCCTGTGGATCCTCACCCGCGGTGAGGCCGATGTGACCGCGCTGATCGAGCAGACCGGGGGCTCGCGGACCGCGGTCAGCCAGCACCTGGCGAAACTGCGGTTCACCGGACTGGTCGACACCCGCAAGGAGGGCCGGCGGGTGATCTACCGCATCCACGACGGCCACCTATCCCGGCTGATCCTCGAGGGCATCAACCACGCCGACCACGTCGTCACCGGCGAACCCCCACACGCCTAG